A window from Manis javanica isolate MJ-LG chromosome 10, MJ_LKY, whole genome shotgun sequence encodes these proteins:
- the LOC140843014 gene encoding zinc finger protein 75D-like isoform X1, producing MKPAEYEPVDMSCERGELWNTYQGLPEQLSRRTHTGSQPVWEGAGPAHQIPPFPEQTNTKDWTVPELILPESQSLLTFEEVAMYFSQEEWELLEPTQKALYNDVMQENYETVISLAVPAHQILAFPELRNTKDWTVVPELVLPESQNLTFEEVAMSFSQEEWELLDPTQEALYNDVMQENYETVISLALFVLLKPKVISCLKQGEEPWVQGSLELKDTSRKLPIGLKLKNDAENDQPICLSDSEIEAPRDIVSKKARVYISQNTVDKENHGDVHRAETCHQDFPVKQTNGLPSWEKELLRLIELHNKARSVEKPFPCQECGKSFRISSLLSKHQRIHSDEKPHTCPQCGKSFTYRSDLNKHLRIHQGIKPYKCSWCGKSFNQNSNLRTHQRIHTGEKPFSCSDCGKKFSKNAHLIKHWRTHL from the exons ATGAAGCCAGCAGAATATGAGCCAGTGGACATGTCCTGTGAGCGTGGAGAACTCTGGAATACATACCAGGGTCTGCCAGAACAGCTGAGCAGGAGAACTCATACAGGGAGTCAGCCTGTATGGGAGGGGG CTGGGCCTGCTCACCAGATCCCACCCTTTCCTGAGCAGACAAACACCAAAGACTGGACAGTACCTGAGCTCATCTTACCTGAGTCACAG AGCTTGTTGACATTTGAAGAAGTGGCCATGTATTTTTCCCAGGAAGAATGGGAGTTGCTGGAACCCACTCAGAAGGCCCTCTACAATGACGTAATGCAAGAGAACTATGAGACTGTCATCTCTCTAG ctgtgcctgctcaccagatcCTGGCCTTTCCTGAGCtgagaaacaccaaagactgGACAGTGGTTCCTGAGCTCGTCTTGCCCGAGTCCCAG AACTTGACATTTGAAGAAGTGGCCATGTCTTTTTCCCAGGAAGAGTGGGAGCTGCTGGATCCCACTCAGGAGGCCCTCTACAATGACGTAATGCAGGAGAACTATGAGACTGTCATCTCTCTAG CATTATTTGTGCTCCTGAAACCTAAAGTGATCTCCTGTCTAAAGCAAGGGGAAGAGCCATGGGTTCAAGGGTCCCTGGAGTTGAAGGACACCTCTAGAAAGCTGCCTATAG GGCTAAAACTCAAAAATGATGCTGAAAATGATCAGCCCATATGTCTTTCTGACTCAGAAATAGAAGCACCGAGAGACATAGTATCGAAAAAGGCGAGAGTGTACATTTCCCAAAACACagtggacaaagaaaatcatggtGATGTACACAGGGCAGAGACATGTCACCAAGATTTTCCAGTGAAGCAAACTAATGGACTTCCATCCTGGGAAAAAGAGCTGCTGAGACTTATAGAGCTTCACAACAAAGCTCGTTCAGTAGAGAAGCCTTTTCCATGCCAGGAATGTGGGAAAAGCTTCCGAATCAGCTCTTTGCTTAGCAAGCATCAAAGAATTCACAGTGATGAGAAACCACATACATGTCCACAGTGTGGTAAGAGTTTTACCTATAGGTCAGATCTTAACAAGCACTTAAGGATACACCAAGGAATAAAACCATATAAGTGCTCATGGTGTGGGAAAAGCTTCAACCAGAATTCAAATCTCCGCACACACCAAagaattcacactggagaaaagccCTTTTCGTGTAGTGACTGTGgaaaaaaattcagtaagaatGCCCACCTTATTAAGCACTGGCGAACTCACCTGTAG
- the LOC140843014 gene encoding zinc finger protein 75D-like isoform X2, with amino-acid sequence MKPAEYEPVDMSCERGELWNTYQGLPEQLSRRTHTGSQPVWEGAGPAHQIPPFPEQTNTKDWTVPELILPESQEEWELLEPTQKALYNDVMQENYETVISLAVPAHQILAFPELRNTKDWTVVPELVLPESQNLTFEEVAMSFSQEEWELLDPTQEALYNDVMQENYETVISLALFVLLKPKVISCLKQGEEPWVQGSLELKDTSRKLPIGLKLKNDAENDQPICLSDSEIEAPRDIVSKKARVYISQNTVDKENHGDVHRAETCHQDFPVKQTNGLPSWEKELLRLIELHNKARSVEKPFPCQECGKSFRISSLLSKHQRIHSDEKPHTCPQCGKSFTYRSDLNKHLRIHQGIKPYKCSWCGKSFNQNSNLRTHQRIHTGEKPFSCSDCGKKFSKNAHLIKHWRTHL; translated from the exons ATGAAGCCAGCAGAATATGAGCCAGTGGACATGTCCTGTGAGCGTGGAGAACTCTGGAATACATACCAGGGTCTGCCAGAACAGCTGAGCAGGAGAACTCATACAGGGAGTCAGCCTGTATGGGAGGGGG CTGGGCCTGCTCACCAGATCCCACCCTTTCCTGAGCAGACAAACACCAAAGACTGGACAGTACCTGAGCTCATCTTACCTGAGTCACAG GAAGAATGGGAGTTGCTGGAACCCACTCAGAAGGCCCTCTACAATGACGTAATGCAAGAGAACTATGAGACTGTCATCTCTCTAG ctgtgcctgctcaccagatcCTGGCCTTTCCTGAGCtgagaaacaccaaagactgGACAGTGGTTCCTGAGCTCGTCTTGCCCGAGTCCCAG AACTTGACATTTGAAGAAGTGGCCATGTCTTTTTCCCAGGAAGAGTGGGAGCTGCTGGATCCCACTCAGGAGGCCCTCTACAATGACGTAATGCAGGAGAACTATGAGACTGTCATCTCTCTAG CATTATTTGTGCTCCTGAAACCTAAAGTGATCTCCTGTCTAAAGCAAGGGGAAGAGCCATGGGTTCAAGGGTCCCTGGAGTTGAAGGACACCTCTAGAAAGCTGCCTATAG GGCTAAAACTCAAAAATGATGCTGAAAATGATCAGCCCATATGTCTTTCTGACTCAGAAATAGAAGCACCGAGAGACATAGTATCGAAAAAGGCGAGAGTGTACATTTCCCAAAACACagtggacaaagaaaatcatggtGATGTACACAGGGCAGAGACATGTCACCAAGATTTTCCAGTGAAGCAAACTAATGGACTTCCATCCTGGGAAAAAGAGCTGCTGAGACTTATAGAGCTTCACAACAAAGCTCGTTCAGTAGAGAAGCCTTTTCCATGCCAGGAATGTGGGAAAAGCTTCCGAATCAGCTCTTTGCTTAGCAAGCATCAAAGAATTCACAGTGATGAGAAACCACATACATGTCCACAGTGTGGTAAGAGTTTTACCTATAGGTCAGATCTTAACAAGCACTTAAGGATACACCAAGGAATAAAACCATATAAGTGCTCATGGTGTGGGAAAAGCTTCAACCAGAATTCAAATCTCCGCACACACCAAagaattcacactggagaaaagccCTTTTCGTGTAGTGACTGTGgaaaaaaattcagtaagaatGCCCACCTTATTAAGCACTGGCGAACTCACCTGTAG